The window GTCTTTTTTCGCCGCAATTTCTGGAACATGTGATTCGAACGCTCCGACCCGAAGGGGAAATCCGGATCGCGACGGATCACATGGACTACTTTGACGTGATTCGGCGATCGCTGCGCGAATACGAAGGAAAAGGTCTTCGGGAAATGACCTGGAACCCGGGACCTTTCCTGACCAATTACCAGGCGAAGTATCTTCGTGAAGGGCGACCGCTTGTTTTTGCCGCCGCTCAACGAATCTGACCTGTTATAATGCCGTCATTGCCTGACGGTTCTATAAAGCTGACGCTGGCTCCGGTTCAGGGCGAGGCGCGTGTACCGTTCCTCCGAATTTTTCTGAGGGACGAATTTGTTCGCAGTTACAAGATCGGCCTGGGACATTTCATCGCCGGGAGGGATGCTCAGGCGCAAATCTTTTTGAACGATCGATTCGTCTCCCGGCGCCATTTTCAAATCGAATACGACGGCGAAAACCGCCTCCATAT is drawn from Bdellovibrionota bacterium and contains these coding sequences:
- a CDS encoding FHA domain-containing protein, with translation MPSLPDGSIKLTLAPVQGEARVPFLRIFLRDEFVRSYKIGLGHFIAGRDAQAQIFLNDRFVSRRHFQIEYDGENRLH